Proteins encoded together in one Diabrotica undecimpunctata isolate CICGRU chromosome 3, icDiaUnde3, whole genome shotgun sequence window:
- the Rpn2 gene encoding 26S proteasome non-ATPase regulatory subunit 1 yields the protein MNITSAAGIISLLDEPRPELKVFALKKLDSIVGEFWPEISEAIEKIEILHEDKVFQQHQLAALVASKVYYHLGAFEDSLTYALGAGDLFDVNARSEYVETILAKCIDFYTQQRIAVAEGLADAKPIDSRLEAIVNRMFQRCLDDGQYRQAMGLALETRRMDIFESSITQSDDTISMLTYAFQVAMSLIQNRAFRNTVLRSLVGLYRGLNTPDYVNMCQCLIFLDDPLSVAEILDRLVTGKEDTELMAYQIAFDLYESATQQFLERVLVALRATAPVPSLLEEKSKPKTGEGEGAMSTETGEPSTETKIELKEEKSLDSLSDQDKEHQKRIEKLHTILSGEVSIELHLQFLIRSNHADLLILKQTKETVRVSICHTATVIANAFMHSGTTSDQFLRDNLEWLARATNWAKLTATASLGVIHRGHEQEALTLMQSYLPKEVGPSSGYSEGGGLYALGLIHANHGANIIDYLLGQLKDAQNEMVRHGGCLGLGLAAMGTHRQDVYEQLKFNLYQDDANTGEAAGIAMGMVMLGSSNSTTIMDMVAYAQESQHEKILRGLAVGISFSMYGRLEEADPLIQQLTSDKDPILRRSGMYTLGMAYCGTGNNQAIRKLLHVAVSDVNDDVRRAAVTALGFLLFRTPEQCPSVVSLLAESYNPHVRYGAAMALGIACAGTGLREAIALLEPMVMFDPVNFVRQGALIASAMILIQQTEQTCPKVTFFRQTYAQVISNKHEDVMAKFGAILAQGIIDAGGRNVTLSLQSRTGHTNMLAVVGTLVFTQYWYWFPLSHCLALAFTPTCVIGLNAQLKMPKLDFKSNAKPSLYAYPAPMEEKKREEREKVTTAVLSIAARQRRRDHERKHRDEKMEVDEDKDDKKTEKEDKEKKSEEKEKDKKDEKKADEKDKKADEKKAGTSTGDKKDDKEEKKKEPEPNFEVLQNPARVMRQQLKVITLNDSNQHVSMKDVSIGGIIMVRNLKPGDEELVEPVAAFGPKGEDEKEPEPPEPFEWTED from the exons ATGAATATCACTTCTGCTGCGGGAATTATTTCCCTCTTGGATGAACCAAGACCAGAATTAAAAGTATTTGCATTGAAGAAACTAGATTCCATAGTGGGTGAATTTTGGCCTGAGATTTCAGAAGCtattgaaaaaattgaaattttgcaTGAAGACAAAGTGTTCCAACAACACCAGTTAGCTGCACTTGTGGCAAGTAAGGTATATTATCATTTAGGTGCATTTGAAGATTCTTTAACTTACGCTCTTGGGGCGGGTGATCTCTTTGATGTCAATGCCCGCAGTGAGTATGTAGAAACTATTCTAGCTAAATGTATCGACTTTTATACTCAGCAACGTATTGCTGTAGCTGAAGGATTGGCAGATGCTAAACCCATAGATTCTCGCCTTGAAGCTATTGTTAATAGAATGTTTCAGCGTTGTCTAGATGATGGACAATATCGTCAAGCTATGGGCCTGGCTCTAGAAACCAGACGAATGGATATTTTTGAGTCATCTATTACTCAGTCTGACGATACTATCAGCATGTTGACTTATGCATTTCAAGTAGCTATGAGTTTGATTCAAAATCGAGCATTTAGGAACACTGTTTTGAGATCTCTTGTTGGACTTTATAGAGGACTGAATACACCTGATTATGTTAATATGTGCCAGTGCTTAATTTTCCTTGATGATCCATTGTCTGTGGCTGAAATTTTAGATAGGCTTGTAACTGGCAAGGAGGATACTGAACTTATGGCTTATCAAATTGCTTTTGATCTCTATGAGTCAGCTACTCAACAGTTTTTGGAAAGAGTATTAGTTGCATTAAGAGCCACAGCACCAGTTCCATCTTTGCTGGAAGAAAAATCAAAGCCAAAGACTGGTGAAGGGGAGGGTGCTATGTCAACTGAGACTGGAGAGCCATCCACAGAaacaaaaattgaattaaaagaagaaaaatctcTTGACAGTTTGTCTGATCAAGATAAGGAACATCAGAAAAGAATTGAAAAACTTCATACTATACTCTCAGGAGAGGTTTCTATAGAATTGCACCTGCAATTCCTTATCAGGTCAAATCATGCTGATTTACTCATTCTTAAACAAACAAAGGAGACTGTTAGAGTTAGTATTTGTCACACTGCTACTGTAATTGCAAATGCGTTTATGCATAGTGGTACAACAAGTGATCAATTTTTAAGAGATAATTTAGAATGGTTAGCAAGAGCAACAAATTGGGCCAAACTTACAGCCACAGCCTCACTTGGAGTTATTCATAGAGGCCATGAACAAGAGGCACTAACACTAATGCAAAGTTACTTACCAAAAGAAGTTGGACCTAGCTCAGGCTATTCTGAAGGGGGTGGTCTTTATGCTCTTGGTCTTATACATGCCAACCATGGTGCAAATATCATTGATTACCTTCTTGGACAACTTAAGGATGCACAGAATGAGATGGTTAGACATGGAGGTTGTCTTGGTCTTGGTTTGGCTGCTATGGGCACACATAG ACAAGATGTTTATGAACAACTCAAATTCAATTTATACCAAGATGATGCTAATACTGGTGAAGCAGCAGGTATTGCAATGGGAATGGTAATGTTGGGTTCAAGTAATTCTACCACAATTATGGATATGGTTGCATATGCACAAGAGAGTCAACATGAGAAAATTCTTAGAGGTTTAGCTGTTGGTATTAGTTTTTCCATGTATGGCAGATTAGAAGAAGCAGATCCACTGATTCAACAACTTACCTCTGATAAAGATCCTATCCTCAGAAGATCAGGCATGTATACTTTGGGTATGGCATATTGTGGTACTGGAAACAACCAAGCAATTAGAAAATTACTTCATGTAGCTGTGTCAGATGTCAATGATGATGTTAGAAGGGCTGCAGTTACAGCATTAGGTTTTCTCCTATTCAGAACTCCTGAACAATGTCCTAGTGTAGTATCTCTTCTAGCTGAGAGTTACAATCCACATGTTCGTTATGGAGCTGCTATGGCCCTTGGTATTGCATGTGCAGGAACTGGTCTACGTGAAGCTATAGCTCTTCTTGAACCTATGGTTATGTTTGATCCAGTAAACTTTGTAAGACAGGGTGCTCTCATTGCTTCAGCTATGATTTTGATTCAACAGACTGAGCAAACTTGCCCCAAAGTCACATTCTTCAGACAGACATATGCTCAAGTCATTTCTAACAAACATGAAGATGTGATGGCTAAGTTTGGAGCTATCTTAGCTCAAGGAATCATTGATGCAGGTGGAAGAAATGTAACTTTGTCATTACAGTCCAGAACTGGTCACACAAATATGTTGGCTGTAGTTGGTACATTGGTTTTCACTCAGTATTGGTACTGGTTCCCTCTATCACATTGTTTAGCTTTAGCATTCACTCCAACATGTGTAATTGGTCTCAATGCACAATTGAAGATGCCCAAACTAGATTTCAAATCTAATGCCAAACCTAGTTTATATGCTTATCCGGCTCCAAtggaagaaaagaaaagagaggAAAGAGAAAAAGTAACTACTGCTGTTTTAAGTATTGCTGCCCGCCAACGTAGAAGAGACCATGAAAGGAAGCATCGTGACGAAAAGATGGAAGTAGATGAAGACAAAGATgacaagaaaacagaaaaagaagacaaGGAGAAAAAGtctgaagaaaaagaaaaagataaaaaggaTGAAAAGAAAGCTGATGAAAAAGATAAAAAGGCAGATGAGAAGAAGGCAGGTACTTCTACTGGGGATAAGAAAGATgataaagaagaaaagaagaaagaaccTGAACCAAACTTTGAAGTTTTGCAAAATCCCGCTAGAGTTATGAGGCAACAATTGAAGGTGATTACACTTAACGATAGCAATCAACATGTTTCGATGAAAGATGTTTCTATTggaggaataataatggtgagGAACTTGAAACCTGGAGATGAGGAACTGGTTGAACCTGTTGCAG CTTTTGGTCCCAAGGGCGAGGATGAGAAGGAACCAGAACCCCCAGAGCCAT